The Blautia obeum ATCC 29174 region TGGTCTTTGCAAGACGCGCTGCAGATGATATCATATTTGGAAGAAAACCAGATCCGTGCAGACCGGGTAGCATAGATCTGAAACCATATGAGGACAGAGACGCAGTTCTGACTGTTTATCATGAAATGGTTTTAAATGAAATCGAAAGGATGAAGAAGAGTCATGAATGAAATTACAATGAAAATGCAGGCTGATCAGCTGATCCGTATGGCGTTGCAGGAAGATATTACAAGCGAGGATGTTTCTACAAATGCGGTTATGCCGACAGCAACAAAAGGAACCGTAGAGCTTATCGCAAAAGAAGATGGTGTAATTGCCGGACTTGACATTTATGCGAGAGTATTTACAATCCTGGATGAAAAAACAGAGATTGATTTTCACTGCAAAGATGGAGATGAAGTAAAAAAAGGTGAGTTGATGGCAACTGTAACAGGTGACATTCGAGTCCTTCTTTCCGGAGAACGTGTAGCACTGAATTATCTGCAGAGAATGAGTGGAATTGCCACATATACCAGACAGGTTGCGAAACTTCTGGAAGGCAGCAAAGTAACTTTACTGGATACCCGTAAGACAACCCCGAACTGCCGAGTATTTGAAAAATATGCAGTAAGAGTTGGAGGCGGATGTAATCACAGATATAATCTTTCAGATGGAGTTTTACTGAAAGATAACCACATCGGGGCAGCCGGAAGCGTAACCAAAGCGATACAGATGGCAAAAGCGTATGCACCATTTGTCCGTAAGATCGAGATCGAGGTAGAGACACTGGAACAGGTGAAAGAGGCTGTAGAAGCTGGTGCGGATATCATCATGCTGGATAATATGACACCGGAAGTAATGAAACAGGCGGTTGAGCTGATCAATGGCAGAGCACAGACCGAATGCTCTGGTAATATCACAAAAGAAAATATTCAGAAGATCCGTGAAATCGGTGTTGATTTTGTTTCCAGCGGAGCTTTGACTCACTCTGCACCAATCCTTGACATTTCCATGAAAAATCTTCATGCGGTGTGAGAGGAGGAGACCTTATGAACACTGCAGAAAGACGCGGAGAAATTTTAAAGATCCTTCATAATGCAGATGCTCCGGTGGCAGCAAGAGAGCTTGCGGGAAAATTTGGTGTCAGCCGTCAGGTGATCGTGCAGGATCTGGCGGTGATAAGGGCTTCTACGCCGGGAATATTGTCAACAACAAAGGGGTATGTGATTCAGCAGGACAGCAGTTGCAGTCGAGAATTTAAAGTTCGTCATAGCCAGGATAAAGCTGCTGAGGAACTGAATCTGATCGTAGACTGTGGGGGGCATGTCAAAAATATCAGTATCAGTCACAGAGTTTATGGTCGTGTCAGCGCGGAGATGGATATTCGCTCCAGACAGGATGTGAGTGAGTTTGTACAGGCATTGCAGAACAGTCATTCCACTGTTTTAAGTAATGCAACTTCAGGATATCATTATCATCTGGTGGAAGCCGCAAGTGAAGAACGGTTGGATCTGATTGAAGAACAGTTGAAGAAAGCCGGTTTTCTGGCTCCGCTTCAGCCATGGGAACAGAGCACAGGAAAGGGAAATATTAAATTATGACAATACAGGAAATTCAGCAGGAGATCCTGCGAATGAAAAAAGAACAGGATGTATGTATTCTGGCACATGCTTACCAGGGACAGGAAATACTGGAAGTTGCAGACTATATGGGCGATTCTTATGGACTGAGCGTGCAGGCATCCAAGAGTAACTGTAAAGGTGTTATCATGTGTGGCGTTCGTTTTATGGCAGAGACCTGTAAGGTTTTAAGCCCGGAGAAGAAAGTATGGCTTGCCAATCCGACAGCCGGATGTCCAATGGCAGAACAGCTGGATCTGGAGAGCTTGCGTAAGTTAAAAGCAGAGCATCCGGGATATGCGGTAGTTGCTTATATCAATACGACTTCTGAACTAAAGACAGAGTGCGATGTCTGCGTGACATCTTCTTCTGCAGTACAGATCTGCAGTAAACTGGATAATGACAAGATTCTGTTTATCCCGGATCCGAACCTGGGACGTTTTGTTGCAGAGAAACTTCCGGAAAAAGAGTTTGCCTTCTACAAAGGTGGATGTCCAAGACATATTATCGTCAGCACCAAAGATGTAGAAAAAGCAAAGAAAGCACATCCGGATGCATTGCTTCTGGTTCATCCGGAATGCCGTCAGGAAGTCGTAGAACTTGCTGATTATGTTGGTTCTACAACTGGAATCATGGAATATGCAAAGAAATCTCCGAATAAAGAATTCATCATCGGAACAGAGAACAGTATTGTGGAACATCTCCAGTTTGCATGTCCGGACAAACAGTTTTATCCGCTGTCTGTCATGCTGACCTGTATGAACATGAAGATCACAACACTGATGGATATTTACAATTGCCTGAAGGGAACCGGCGGAGAAGTGATCGAACTTCCGGAAAATGTTATGGAAGGCGCCGGACGCTACATTCACTGTATGGTAGAACTCGGAGGCTGATAAAAGAAGATAATGCAAATGAGCTGCTGCTAAGTGTGATAACTTTCAGCAGCTCATTTAAATATTGGAGATAATATACAAAAAAACACTCAAATATTAGTTGATATAGTCTATTGTGTTAGAAGGATGAATATGATAATATATAAATATAAAGAACGATGTTCAATAATAAAGAACGAAGAGCTCGAGCGATCGAGATTTTTTAAAGATCACCTATGAGAACAGAGTTCAATAATAAAGAACAAGGAGAGCAAGATGGAGAAAAAATTTCCAAATGGCATGTGGCCGGTTATGCTGACTCCCTTACAGCAAAACGGCGATGTAGATTATCCAGCTCTGGAAGAGCTTATAAACTGGTACATAAAGGAAGGATCCTCTGGATTATTTGCGGTGTGCCAGTCAAGTGAAATGTTTTATCTTTCTATGGAAGAAAGAGAAGAACTCACTCGTTTCATCAAAAAAGCAGCAAATGGAAGAGTTCCCGTTATTTCATCAGGTCATGTTTCCTATTCCCTGCATGACCAGATCCAGGAGTTAAACGGAATTGCCGAAGCAGGCGCAGATGCAGTAATCCTTTTATCCAACCGTCTGGCAGCGGCAAATGAATCTGACGAAGTTCTGATCGAAAGATTAAAGAATATCATGAGTGAACTTCCAGAAAATCTTCCGCTTGGATTTTATGAATGCCCATATCCGTACAAAAGAATTCTTTCTCCAAAAGTTGTAGAATTTTGTGCGGACAGTGGAAGGTTTTATTTCCTAAAAGACACATGTTGTGATATCGAGGGAATCAGGAAAAAACTTGAGATCATGAAAGGCAGCAATATGAAATTATACAATGCCAATACTTCCACACTTCTGGAAAGTATGAAGTATGGTGCGGCTGGCTACAGCGGAGTTATGGCGAACTTCCACCCGGCACTGTATGCATGGCTGCTGGAGAACTGGGAAAAGGAACCTGAGAAGGCAGAATATTTACAGGATATACTTACACCGTGTTCTTTCATAGAACTGAAAAACTATCCGTTAAGTGCAAAAACATATCTTGCGAAAGAAATCGGATTTTCCATCAAAGCACGGACCAGAAAAAATACAGCAGACTATATCAGTGAAACAGAGTTGTCAGAGTTACGACAGATAAAAGAACTTTCAGACAGAGCAATGGAATTTATTTCAAAATAAGAAGGAGAGATAAAGATGAAACAGATTTATGATGTTATTGTTGTAGGCGGCGGACCGGCGGGAATCATGGCAGCAATGGCTTCCGGAAAATTAGGCGCAGATACACTTCTTATTGAAAAGAACGGATTCTTAGGTGGAGCGGCAACAGCCAGTGTCCTTGGCCCGATTTCTCCGTTTCATTATAAAGATGAACAGGTGATCAATGGTATTCCACAGGATTTTATGGATCGTATGGTAAAAGAAGCCGGAAGTACCGGGCATATGAAAACGCTAGATCCTTATGGAAGTGGAGATTCTCTTGGATTCTATGACAGGGAAAAGTATAAATATGTAGCGGTTGAAATGCTGAAAGAATTTGGCGTAGATATTCTGTATCATTCCATGATCGATTCTGTAGACTGCGATAACTTTAAACTGACTGGACTCACAACCGTTTCAAAAGGCGGAGACAGACTTCACTTTTCTGCTCACGTTATCGTAGATGCGACCGGTGATGGGGACATTGCTGTAAGGTGTGGAGAAAATTACTGCATCGGTGATCCTGTGGAACACAAATTTAGTCCTTCTTCCGCAATGTTTGAGATGGCAAATGTAGATACAGAAAAAGTATTCCGCTACATTCAGGAGAATCAGGAAGATTTTGAATTTTTATCAGATATCGTTCCAATGAGAGAGTTTGATGATCGACTGAAACAGCATTATTTTGTTGGACAGGGATTTAAGAAGCTGGTAAAAAAAGCAGTCGAGGCAGGTGACCTGGAATTTGGACGAGACTCCGTGATCGTACTGAATGGTATTCATCCAAACACCATGCATTTTAATGCGACCAGAATCTGCGGACTGGATGCTACGGATGTCGTAAAGAGAACAGAAAGCGAGATTGACGGAAGAAGGCAGATCAATTCTGTATCAGAATTTATGATTAAGTATGTTCCGGGATTTGAAAATGCATTTGTAAGCGTTACCAATGCTGAGATCGGCGTTCGTGAAACAAGACATATCGAAGGCATGCATACACTTACCGGCATGGATGTCTACGAAGGAAGAAAATTCGAGGATGTAGTTTCAAGAGGATATTTTCCGATCGACCTTCACAATCCGGATGGAAAAGAAGGATATGGAAACGGTGGTGTGTGGAAAGTTCCGAAAGACACTTATGATATTCCGTACAGATGTCTGATCCCAAAACATATTGATGGACTGATCCTTTCCGGCCGGTGCATTTCCGGAACAAGTGAGGCTCATGGATCTTACAGAACACAGGGCGGTATCATGGGAATCGGACAGGCTTCCGGTGTTGCAGCAGCTGTGTGTGCAAAGAACCATGTCCAGCCAAGAGAGCAGGAAGTAAAAGAAATTCAGGAAGAACTGATTCGCCTTGGCGCTTCTGTTTACAGAGATGAAGAAAAGGCAAAAGCAGAAAAAGCGAGAGCAAGAAAGATCGCACAGGAATACATCAAAGAACATGAAGGCAATCTGATCACTCTTCCAGAAATTTTGAAGGAATATGAGGATTAAAAACTGAAACTTTCAGCGAAAAGGGAGTAACACAATGGAAAAAATGAGAAAAAAGAAAGGTGATACCGGAAGAGCAATTCTTTTTCTTGCACCGGCGTTACTGTTGATATGCTGCTTTACTGTTATTCCGATTTTTGAAGCTGTATATACCAGTTTTCACAAAACGCAGTATGCAATGGTTGGGGAATTTGTAGGATTGAAAAATTATATATCTGTTATGGTTGAGTCAGATGGACTGAAAAATATAATCAATTCAATTGTTTATGTAGTTTTATCCCTGCTGCTGGCGATGCCGATCGGTATCGGAGTCGGAACTCTTCTGAACCGAAAGATTAGAGGAATGACAATTTTCCGTACTATGATCATCATTCCTTGGACATTATCGCAGACAGTTACTGCGCTCCTGTGGAAATGGCTTCTTAATGGAAACTATGGACTGATCACCTCCTGGGCTTATCAGCTGACAGGTAAAAAAATGGATCTTTTCAGTTCAGCAATCATTGCAAAAATCCTGGTAGTTATTGTAAACGTATGGAATACGGTTCCGGTCGTAATTATTCTGACGATAGCAGCACTGCAGACGATTTCGCCGGAGTTGATCGAGGCGGCGCAGGTAGATGGTGCTTCAAGAAAAATGATCTACTGGAAACTGACTCTCCCGATGATCCGTCCGACCATGGTCACTGCACTTGTTATGCAGAGTATTGAATATTTCAATATGGTAACTTTAATCTACGTACTGACAGCAGGCGGACCGTTTAATGCGACACAGACACTGAGTCTGGCAGCTTATCAGAATGGATTTGACTATTGGCATATGGACATAGCAGCAGCGTACAGTATTATTATCTTCCTTCTGAATATTGTATTTAGTCTGTTTTATGTAAGAATCCTGAAAACCAACGACAATTAGGAGGCGAAACAATGGGAAAAAGAAAAAGTTCTCTTGGTAAAACGCCGGGGCTGGATTTTCTGACGGTTATTGCCCTTATCGCAGCAGCGATCGTTTCATTGTTTCCGGTTCTGTGGGGGCTGTCCACTGCACTGAAAACGGACAGTGCAGTGACAATGTTTCCACCGGAGATCATACCAAAAGAAATTACATGGAATAACTTTATTGATGTAGTTACGAAATCTGACTTTATGCTCTATATGAAAAACAGTCTGCTTATAACACTGATCAGTATCGTGATGGCAACATTTGTAGCAGCTCATGCGGCATACGCGCTTACATTCTTTAACATCCGATTCAGAAAAGGAATTTCCTTCTTTATATTGATGACCAGTATGGTACCGCCAGTTGCACTTCTTGTACCACTGTACATGCTCAGTGTAAAACTGAATCTGTATAATACAAGGATTCTTCTGGTACTGATCTATACTGCATGGAGGACGCCGATCCTTACATGGATCATGGAAGGTTTTTTCCGGAAACTTCCTATGGAAATTGTAGAAGCAGGAATCATTGATGGCTGTTCGAAATCAAAAGCTTTTTATAAACTGATCCTTCCGATTTCCCAGCCGGGTATTGTATCAGCAGCACTTCTTTCGGCAGTGTATGTATGGAATGATTATCTTGTATCAAGTTCCTTTATTACAGCAAGCGAGAAGAAAATGATTTCAGTAGGCCTTTATCAGTATATTACGCAGTATGGTATTAAATGGGGACTTCTGATGGCAGCAGTTATGATTTCAATTATTCCGATCATTATTCTGTTCATCTGTATGCAGAAAAGATTTGTGGAAGGAATGGCGGCAGGAGCAGTCAAGGGATAATGCGACAAGAAAAGGAGAAGAGATTTATGAAGGCAAAAACATTAAAAAAAGGTTTGGGTATTGCACTTTCTATGGCTATGACTATGTCACTGTTTGGCTGCGGTTCGGGGGATTCTGCAAAAGAACAGGCATCGGATACTTCGGAAACTACAGAGGTTGCAGAGAATACAGACTCAAAAGATTCTGACACGGATAAAGGCGGAAAGGATATGACTTTCTGGATCTTTCTGGATCCAAAATCTACCGAAGATCCGAGAAGTGTGGTGCTGTCTAATATTGTAAAAGAATATAATGAGACCAACCAATATGGAAATACAGTTACGGTAGAAAGTTTCAACTACAGTGTATTTGAATCCCAGGCAATCCAGGCAGCGGCAGCAGGAAAAGGCCCGGATATCATTAACTGTTTCTCTGATCAGCTGAAACAGCATATAGATGCCGGAACAGTTCAGCCAATGACGGATTATGCGAAAGATTTTATTACCGAGATGGGAGATTATATTTATACCTCAGATAAACTCACCCAGAGTGATGGGGAAATTTATTCCCTTCCATGGGAAAGCCGTGTAACTGCAATGTGGTACAGAAGCGATCTTTATGACAGTGCTCCACAGTCATGGGATGATCTGCTTGCACAGAGTTCGAAAGCATCTACGGATACTTCCCTTGGTTTTGCGCTCGGATTAAGCGAAGATGGAAATGGAACCGGACTTATTGAGACATTTATTCCGTGGATCCGTTCGGCTGGCGGTGATTTCTTGGATAAAGATGGAAAAGCAGTATTTAACAGTGATGCAGGCGTAAAAGTTGTTAATTTCATCAAAGAACTGGTTGATAATGGCTCTATGGATCAGACAACCATGAATATGGCTTATGATGATGTGGTAGATGCGTTTAAGAGTGGCACTGTGGATGCTGTAAATGCAGGAACACAGCGTGCAGCAACAATCATGACTTCGAATTTTGCAGATAACTTTACTTCTTGTCCAATCCCTGGAGAAAAGGAAGGGGAATCAGCACCGGCATATGTGGCAGGACAAACACTTGCAATTGGCAAATATGCACAGAATCCGGAAATGGCAATGGATTTCATCAAATTCTATTTGTCTGAAGAAAATCAAGTACAGTGGGTGTCTGCAAATTGTCTGCCGGTTCGTACAGGAGTATTTGATGATGAAAGCGTCAAAGAAAACGTAATGTATGACAGTATGCAGATGTGGAGCGAATATGCTAAAACAGGTGAAATTACATTTTATCCGGCGGACTACACAGAACTTTGTACAAAACTTGTAAAAGCAGTTCAGAATGTGGTATTTCAGGATGCAGATGCGAAGACAGAACTGGACGAAGTTGCAGAATGGTACAATAATAAGTGATTGTTTAAAAAACTAGTGAAAAATGCTTTATATGGTAAAGGACAGGGTATGTACTGTACATGCCCTGTTTTTGTACAAAATGAATATAATTATTCGAAATATTGCAGCTTTGAATATGAAATATTAAAAAATATTGAACGTAAAAAAAACAGATGTTATAATTATTGCACAGAAAACTTTGCCTACGAAGGAAATTGCAGCAATACATTAGAAATATTTTTGCAATAGTTGATGTATGAAAAAGAAGTGACATTATTGGGGCAGGAAGGAGAAAGCACATATATATGATAGATAATAGCGAGATTAAAGTGAAAAGTCTTCAAAAAGCATTGGAAATTTTAAACCTTTTTGCCGATAAACCGGTATTGGGTGTGACAGAGATTAGCGAATATTTTGGGATATATAAAAGTACAGTACATAATATTCTTTCTACTCTTAAAGCAATGGAATATTTGGAACAGGATGAGGAGACTGGAAAATATCGTCTGGGGATTCAGGTGTTTACTTTAAGCAAAGCTCTGGGAGATACCTATTCCATTACTAAAATTGCCGGACCTTATATGCAGGAATTATCTAATATTACCAGAGAACGAGTCTATCTGGCAGTTCCATATCGAGAAGAAGTACTGTACCTGGATGCAATGTATCCAGCGGAATCTGTAGAATTGATGAGATCGATTCTTGGAGAAAGAGCGCAGATGTACTGTACAGGAATTGGAAAAGCAATGTTGGCGAATATGAATGAACGTGCAATTGATGAATACTTGAATTCGCATGAGCTGAAAGCGTTTACAGAGAACAGTATCACAGATAAAGAAGTATTTAAACAGGAGCTTGTGCGTACCCGTCAGCGTGGATATGCAATTGATGATATGGAGCACGAATTTGGAATAAAATGTGTTGCAATGCCGATATTTGACCGTAACAGAAACTTGTATGCGGCAATCAGTATCAGTGGTCTTGCGAGTCATTTTACAGAAGAAAAAATGTCCGAATGGGCAATTCTTCTGAAAAAGTATATTACCAAAATTGAGAGCAGATTATAAAAGACGTATAAAAACTGTCATGGTATATGCTATGGCAGTTTTTGTGCGCAATGAGCACGTTCTAATTGGTAGAAGTCATTCTGTTCGATTGAGTCAGTACAGAAAATTAAAATTTCATAAAGTTACTTGAAGAAGTTTAGAACAAATGATACTATAAATACAAAGTATATTTCTCAAAAGTTCATGGCATGTTTGCCGTCTAAGTAGTTTCTAAAATCATTTCAGAAATCCATGCTTTTAAATCCAATCAAAATAAAAAAGCAGGAGTTCGGGGTGGTGACAATAACAATGCGGTACATTTCGAAACTCCTGCCAGACAGGAGGTAGGCCTATGGCAAAAAGAAAGAACCGTAAAGTTGTTGTAAGAAAAAACTATACTGCAGACAGCAAACGAAAGGTAAACAAAGCTGTGAAAGCAAACAGAAAGTACAAGGATACGGTTTTCCGAATGCTGTTTTCTGACAGAAACAATCTTCTATCTTTGTACAATGCGGTGAATGGAAGTAATTATGAAGATCCGGATGCACTGGAGATTGTGACATTGGAAAATGCAGTATATATGGGAATGAAGAATGACCTGGCGTTTATCGTGGATACGGGTTTGTTTTTGTACGAGCATCAGTCAACGTACAATCCCAATATGCCACTGCGAGATCTGTTCTATATATCTGGAGAATACCAGAAACTTGTAAACCATAAATCACTGTATTCTTCGGTATTGCAGAAGCTTCCCGCGCCGAATTTCATTGTATTTTATAATGGCAGTGAAAGAGAAGAAGACTGTTGGACTAATTACCTGTCGGAATCTTATGAAAATCTGGCAGGTGAACCGAACCTGGAACTGAAAGTACTTACCCTGAATATCAACGAAGGTCATAACCCTGAATTAATGGAACAGTGCCAGATCTTAAGAGAATATGCGCAATATGTAGCAAAAGTGCGGGAATACGCAAGAGAAGCTGATCTGGATACAGCGGTAGAGCAGGCAGTGAATGACTGTATCCAGAATGGAATCCTTGCCGAATTTCTTCGAAAAAACAAGTCGGAGGTCATCGCGATGAGTATATTCGAATACGATAAAGAAGAGGAAGAGCGAAAACTGCGGGAAGCAGAGTATGAGGCTGGATATAACAGTGGAAAAAGAGAAATAATCCGCTTAATGTATAATGCAGGAGAATCCGTGGAGAAGATATCGAAATATACAGGTTATGAAGTAGAAGAGTTGGAAAATCTGTTAAAAGAATTTCGAATTTAATGTTCAGGCCGGAGTTTATGAGCTCCGGTCTGTTTTACGCCAGTACAGAAAATTAAAATTTTGTAAAGGCCTTGAAGATGTTTAGAACAAATGATACTATAAATGCAAAGCATATTTCTCAAAAGTTCATGGCATGTTTGCCGTCTAAGTAGTTTCTAAAATCATTTCAGAAATCCATGCTTTTAAATCCAATCAAAATAAAAAAGCAGGAGTTCGGGGTGGTGACAATAACAATGCGGTACATTTCGAAACTCCTGCCAGACAGGAGGTAGGCCTATGGCAAAAAGAAAGAACCGTGAAGTTGTTGTAAGAAAAAACTATACTGCAGATAGCAAACGAAAGGTAAACAAGGTTGTGAAAGCAAACAGAAAGTACAAGGATACGGTTTTCCGAATACTGTTTTCTGACAGAAAAAATCTGCTATCTTTGTACAATGCGGTGAATGGGAGTAACTACGAAGACTCGGATGTATTGGAGATTGTGACACTGGAGAATACCAGAAACTTGTAAACCATAAATCTTTATATTCTTCAGCATTGCAGAAAATCCCTGCTCCGAAGTTCATTGTATTTTATAATGGAACAGAAAGAGATGAGGATTACTGGATTAACTATCTTTCGGAATCTTACGAAAATCAGACAGGTGGGCCAAACCTGGAACTGAAAGTACTCACCCTGAATATCAATGAAGGTCATAACTGTGAATTAATGGAGCAGTACCAGATTTTAAGAGAATATGCGCAATATGTAGCAAAAGTACGGGAAAACGCAAGAGAAGCTGATTTGGATACAGCAGTAGAACAGGCAGTAAATGACTGCATTCAGAATGGAATCCTTGCTGAATTTCTTCGAAAAAATAAGTCGGAGGTCATCACGATGAGTATATTCGAGTATGATAAAGAAGAGGAAGAGCGAAAACTGCGGGAAGCAGAGTATGAGGCTGGATATAACAGTGGAAGGCGGGACGGGTATAGCAGCGGAAGGCAAGATGGATTAAATCTGGGAATCGCAGAAGGAAAAAGAGAAATAATCCGCTTAATGCATAATGCAGGAGAACCAGTGGAGAAGATAGCACAATATACAGGTTGTGAAGTTGAGGAGCTGAAAAAACTGTTAAATTAAATTTTACTATACTCCTATTGTATACAAAAAAAGACAGTCACTGACGGTTGTGACTGTCTTTTTAATTATAAGCTTATAATTAAAAATGTATATTTCCTGAATTAGCCAATGCTGTTGACAGCTTTAGACAGACGGGAAATTTTTCTTGCACAGTTATTTTTGTGATAAACACCTTTAGATGTTGCTTTGCTGATTGTAGAGATAGCCTCTGTAAGAGCAGCCTGTGCAGCAGCTTTATCGTTTTTCTGAACTGCAGTTTCTACTTTTTTGATGGAAGTTTTAACAGCAGAACGGATAGATTTGTTTCTAGCAGCTTTAGTTCTGTTTACTAAAATTCTTTTCTTTGCAGATTTGATGTTAGCCAATTGGTACACCTCCATTTCAGATTTATAATAATGTGTCGTTGTTACAGAAACAGACACGGGCGCTTCTGTAAACATGCTTATATATGATAGTATATTTATTTTTACTTGTCAATAGTAAAATGCGGAAATGTTAAAAAAATATAAACATAATATTACTGTGAGAAAAATCTTCCATACATAATATAGGCTTAAAACAGAGACATTAATGATAAAGTGAAATATTGTAGACAGATAAGAAACAAAATTTTACAGATGATAATCGGATATCAATAATTCAGATGATCAGGAGGAAGAGAGATGGCAGTCAGCAAAAGAATCAGAACAGACCTTGCACTGGAAACAACAGAACGTTTTAAAGAAGAAAACACAGAGATTCGTGGTGTAGAGATTCAGGAGGACTATGATGAAGAAAAGGATGTACGAACGACTGTCGTCAGGATCGTGACAGAAAACGGTGCAAAGGCGATGGGAAGACCGCAGGGAACTTACATTACAATAGAAGCTCCGGATCTGTCTGTACCGGATGAAGATTATCATCGTGAGATATCAGAGGAGATTTCCAAACATCTGAAACAACTCATTGATCTGAAAAAGGAAAAATCCATTCTTGTGGTGGGGCTCGGAAATGCAGGAATCACTGCTGATGCACTGGGACCGCATGTGGTAGAAAATTTAAGGATGACCCGTCATATCATAAGGGAATACGGCCTTCGAGGAATTGATCATGAAAAAATGCACCGTGTCAGTGGAATTGTGCCGGGAGTGATGGCACAGACCGGTATGGAAACTGCAGAGATCATACAGGGAGTGGTTGCGGAAACGAAACCGGATGTAGTAGTTGCAATTGATGCACTTGCGGCCAGAAGTGTCCGCAGACTGAATCGAACGATCCAGATTACAGATACAGGAATTCATCCTGGGTCAGGCGTGGGAAATCACAGAAATGGACTAACGGAGGACAATCTGCAGGTAAAGGTGATTGGAATCGGTGTTCCGACGGTTGTGGATGCGGCAACGATCGTTCATGATTCGATGGCACATCTTCTGGATGCACTGGAAGAAGCGGAGCAGAAAGAATTTTTGGAAGAAATGATTGCTCCGAATCTCTACAGCATGTTTGTGACACCAAAGGATGTGGATGAGACGGTAAAATACCTGAGCTTTACAATATCTGAAGGATTGAATACAGCGTTCGGTGAGGCATGACTTTCATGAATAAAATTTCGCTAACTGATTTATGCAGAACAAATGACTGGTAGAATGATGCAAAGTCATAATTGAGGTTGGTTTGTCATAGGATACTTTGAAAGGAGTGGTTCTGTGGCGAGATTCCGGAAAACACTGTATCTGATTGTGGAAGGCTGTGTGCTTGTGACGCTATCCGTGACAGCGGGCGTTCTTGTGCTGCACGAAAATGTATTTCGCCAGCTTCCATTGTACTGTTTTCTGGAAGAG contains the following coding sequences:
- a CDS encoding ABC transporter substrate-binding protein, translating into MKAKTLKKGLGIALSMAMTMSLFGCGSGDSAKEQASDTSETTEVAENTDSKDSDTDKGGKDMTFWIFLDPKSTEDPRSVVLSNIVKEYNETNQYGNTVTVESFNYSVFESQAIQAAAAGKGPDIINCFSDQLKQHIDAGTVQPMTDYAKDFITEMGDYIYTSDKLTQSDGEIYSLPWESRVTAMWYRSDLYDSAPQSWDDLLAQSSKASTDTSLGFALGLSEDGNGTGLIETFIPWIRSAGGDFLDKDGKAVFNSDAGVKVVNFIKELVDNGSMDQTTMNMAYDDVVDAFKSGTVDAVNAGTQRAATIMTSNFADNFTSCPIPGEKEGESAPAYVAGQTLAIGKYAQNPEMAMDFIKFYLSEENQVQWVSANCLPVRTGVFDDESVKENVMYDSMQMWSEYAKTGEITFYPADYTELCTKLVKAVQNVVFQDADAKTELDEVAEWYNNK
- a CDS encoding IclR family transcriptional regulator, which produces MIDNSEIKVKSLQKALEILNLFADKPVLGVTEISEYFGIYKSTVHNILSTLKAMEYLEQDEETGKYRLGIQVFTLSKALGDTYSITKIAGPYMQELSNITRERVYLAVPYREEVLYLDAMYPAESVELMRSILGERAQMYCTGIGKAMLANMNERAIDEYLNSHELKAFTENSITDKEVFKQELVRTRQRGYAIDDMEHEFGIKCVAMPIFDRNRNLYAAISISGLASHFTEEKMSEWAILLKKYITKIESRL
- the rpsT gene encoding 30S ribosomal protein S20, coding for MEVYQLANIKSAKKRILVNRTKAARNKSIRSAVKTSIKKVETAVQKNDKAAAQAALTEAISTISKATSKGVYHKNNCARKISRLSKAVNSIG
- the gpr gene encoding GPR endopeptidase; the encoded protein is MAVSKRIRTDLALETTERFKEENTEIRGVEIQEDYDEEKDVRTTVVRIVTENGAKAMGRPQGTYITIEAPDLSVPDEDYHREISEEISKHLKQLIDLKKEKSILVVGLGNAGITADALGPHVVENLRMTRHIIREYGLRGIDHEKMHRVSGIVPGVMAQTGMETAEIIQGVVAETKPDVVVAIDALAARSVRRLNRTIQITDTGIHPGSGVGNHRNGLTEDNLQVKVIGIGVPTVVDAATIVHDSMAHLLDALEEAEQKEFLEEMIAPNLYSMFVTPKDVDETVKYLSFTISEGLNTAFGEA